DNA sequence from the Antarctobacter heliothermus genome:
CGCCCGCGACCTGAATGGTGCCGTTCACAACTGCGCGCGGTGCGGGCACGACATGCGCGTTAAACACCGTCAGCGCCTCGTCGAAATACATCGCACCGGATCCAGCACGCCAGGATTCAACGGTCGCGACAAGCTCAAGGTCGACGACCACATCGTCATGCTCGGCGTGAAGCTGCCAATTCGGGTAGCGGCCTTTACACCAGTTGTTGCCCAGTTTTACGTCGCAATGCTCCTCGGACGCGATGAAGTCCACACCGGGGAACGGCACCTGGAAATCGCGGTTGGTGCCGTCGGGGAGTTCGACGTTCAACATCAACATCGGCGGTAGATCAGGGTTATCCAACATGATCAACGGGCGGTCCATCAGGATCACCGCGGCCTTGAGGCCTGATTGGGTGAACAGATCAAAATACCACCACTCGTAATGGCGCGGGTTTCCGTCATTATGATAGCCATCATCTCGGTCGGTCACGACTTCCTGGGCAGCCTGGTCGTACAAACCCGGTGCCTCGTAGTTGCCAATGACGAGTTTCGGCGTCTGGGCACTGGCCATGGAGCGCAAACCAGGCACAAACAGGAGACCCGCTCCGAACGCGGTTGAGGTCAAAAGGGTTCTCCGGGAGATTTCCATGGTCTTTCCTTCTGGGAGGGTTGGTTACGTCGTGAGTTGATCAGCCTTCAGGCTGGTTCAGCAGCTTTGCGTATTTCTTGAGAAACAGATCCTTGCCCTTCATCCTGCTGGTCAGGAAATCCCCGGCGGTGAAGAAGCCAAGGAAGGAATTCCCCTGCTTGGGGCCAAGTGGCACAAGGATCGGTGCCTTGCTGCCCCATGGCTTGTAAGGCTTCATGTCTTCTACGGTTTTGCCCTGTGCCAAACCGGACAGCGTCGCCTTGAGCCAAGGCAGTTGGCGGCTTGTGGCCACGATCGTCATCCCGTCGCCTGCATCCGCGACATCGCCGGCCGCGAAAATATTGGGCACCGAGGATGGGCGCATCCACGGGTCGACCTTGATCCGGTTTGCCGTCGTTTTCTGGACACCGGCAAGCGTTTCAATCACCTTGGAATTCGCGCGCGATCCGATAGCCGGAAAGATCAGGTCGAAGTCGTGCTGTGACCCATCGGCGAGTTGCAGGGTTCCCGCATAAGGCTCGGTCAGGCTTTTCAGGTTCTCCGCCCTCTGGCCAAGAATGAGCGTGACGCCTGCCTTGCGCAGTTTCGCCGCGAGCGAATTGCCCAGCTTGGACGGCATCGTCGGGAACAATGCCGCGTCGCTTGAAATCAACGTCACCTTCTTGTCCGGCATGGCATAGGCGATTTCGCCCGCAAGCTCGGTGCCAACGGCACCAGCCCCGACTATGCCGATGTTCTGCGCCTCTTTGAGTTGCTGGTGAATGCGCTGGTTGTCCGCCTTCAGGCCCGCGATATCGGCGCCTTGAGGCTTGAAGGGCATGGCGTTGCCAGATCCGGTGGCAACAACGATTTGATCCGCCTCTACCCGAGTGCCGTCCTCCAACGTGACACCCTTCGCGTCTATGGCTTTTGCCTTGGACGCGATGACCCTGCCGTTCGTGAGCAGCCGATCATAGGGAATGAGAGCGCGATCCAGCAGCGAAGGGTCGACAACTGCGCGGATCATGGCCGGCGCGTGAACGAAGTGACTGCGCGGCTCGATCAATGTGACCTGTGCGGTGTCATCGAGAGACTTCGCGAGTTCGGCACCTATGTAGCCGCCGCCGACAATGGCAATTTTCTGTGACATGAATTCTAACCTTCTTGGGGCCTTGCGGCGCTTTTCTATGATTTGTGGGCGGCGTGATCGGCGGGATAGGTGATCTGTCCGAATTTCCCGGCGCGATACTCGCGGAACGCCTCGGTCAACTCGCCGTCGCGGTTCATGACAAACGGGCCGCGCATAGCGATGGGGTCGGTGATCGCCTCACCGCCAAACAGCAGCAGATCGAGCGGTTCAACAGCCGGGTTGGTTATCTCCAACGTTCCACCCCGGGCGTCCAAACCGATGAGGGTATGAGCGTCGATCTTGGCATCACCGACCACGGCCCCATGCGTCGGCAGGAATCCCGCTACAGGCAGACCAGCGCGCAAGGCGATATCGACCGTCGCAAGCGGCTCGATCCTGACGTGCCAGATAAATTCGCCCGCATAGGTGGGGATGGGCGAGGATTGCCCGTCATAACCGCCAAGCAGAACTTTGACCTCTCCACGCCCACCCGCGAGCATGACCACGGGCAGGTCCGGTGATGAGA
Encoded proteins:
- a CDS encoding NAD(P)/FAD-dependent oxidoreductase, which gives rise to MSQKIAIVGGGYIGAELAKSLDDTAQVTLIEPRSHFVHAPAMIRAVVDPSLLDRALIPYDRLLTNGRVIASKAKAIDAKGVTLEDGTRVEADQIVVATGSGNAMPFKPQGADIAGLKADNQRIHQQLKEAQNIGIVGAGAVGTELAGEIAYAMPDKKVTLISSDAALFPTMPSKLGNSLAAKLRKAGVTLILGQRAENLKSLTEPYAGTLQLADGSQHDFDLIFPAIGSRANSKVIETLAGVQKTTANRIKVDPWMRPSSVPNIFAAGDVADAGDGMTIVATSRQLPWLKATLSGLAQGKTVEDMKPYKPWGSKAPILVPLGPKQGNSFLGFFTAGDFLTSRMKGKDLFLKKYAKLLNQPEG
- a CDS encoding pirin family protein, with the translated sequence MNAVGPFLLLDHLPRREIAAGALPEPDGSFSHPHAGIVTFTYVMEGAMTHFDSLGNNSTVTAGGVQWMNAGNGIIHDEMLATPVRRDGGVLHSFQFWINLPAPNKIEPAQYMPVSSPDLPVVMLAGGRGEVKVLLGGYDGQSSPIPTYAGEFIWHVRIEPLATVDIALRAGLPVAGFLPTHGAVVGDAKIDAHTLIGLDARGGTLEITNPAVEPLDLLLFGGEAITDPIAMRGPFVMNRDGELTEAFREYRAGKFGQITYPADHAAHKS